A part of Streptomyces sp. NBC_01497 genomic DNA contains:
- a CDS encoding GOLPH3/VPS74 family protein gives MTTPRDLLIVAIDSGPVDPEESGALSLALAGAELIDLLAEGAVSLEAGVRVVPGPVRPLRDHLLDDAAASLARQSPYETVGDWLWRRGRDLTAHYVAALEADGLIVRQRRRWPFLSPGPKVAADTPGRRSALERWTAGEPVLAALARDAGIRELRPAGPPPAFGQAEGAVLAALDDASAELEAERERRVRRLEEAAEENRRRGY, from the coding sequence ATGACCACACCGCGGGACCTGCTCATCGTCGCGATCGACTCGGGGCCGGTGGACCCGGAGGAGTCCGGTGCACTGTCCCTCGCCCTCGCCGGCGCCGAATTGATCGACCTGCTGGCCGAGGGCGCCGTGAGCCTGGAGGCCGGGGTACGTGTCGTTCCCGGGCCGGTGCGCCCCCTGCGGGACCACCTGCTCGACGACGCCGCCGCGTCACTCGCCCGGCAGAGCCCCTACGAAACGGTCGGCGACTGGCTGTGGCGCAGAGGCCGTGACCTGACCGCGCACTATGTGGCGGCTCTCGAAGCCGACGGGCTGATCGTCCGGCAGCGCCGGCGGTGGCCGTTCCTCTCGCCCGGCCCCAAGGTGGCGGCGGACACCCCGGGCCGCCGTTCGGCACTGGAGCGCTGGACGGCGGGCGAGCCCGTCCTCGCCGCCCTCGCACGGGACGCCGGGATCCGCGAGTTGCGGCCCGCCGGACCGCCGCCCGCTTTCGGTCAGGCGGAGGGGGCCGTGCTCGCCGCCCTGGACGACGCGTCCGCGGAGCTGGAAGCCGAACGGGAGCGGCGCGTACGCAGGCTGGAGGAGGCCGCCGAGGAGAACCGGCGGCGCGGCTACTGA